GCGCAGACGAAATGCGCGGCGGGCGCGGCATCGGGCTCGGTCGCTTCGGCTTCGGTCCACACGCGCTCCATCGCGCGCATCCAGTCGCGATTTCCATCCGCGTCCTCGGCCCAGCGGGCAGAAAAGATGCCAGGCCGGCCGTGGAGGGCGTCGACGCACAGGCCGCTGTCGTCGGCCAGCGCGGGCAAGCCGCTGAGGTCGGCCGCCGAGCGCGCCTTCAAGTCGGCATTGTCGGCGAAGCTGTTCCCGATCTCCTCGGGTTCGGGAAGGGCAAGCTCCTCGGCGCCGACGGCTTCGACCCCGAGTGGCGCGACCAACGCGGCAATCTCGCGCAGCTTGCCCGGATTATGGGTGGCGATGACGAGCTTTCCGCCAATCGGCCTCATTTGCCGGTCGCCTTCAGTTGCGCCTGGAAGATCTCCGAGCAGCCGATGCGGGCGAGGCGAAGCAGGCGGAGCAGCCCTTCCTCATCGTAGCATTCGCCTTCTGCCGTGACCTGCGCCTCGACGATCGATCCGTCGGCGGTGAGCACGAAATTGCCGTCGCATCCCGCAGCGCTGTCTTCGATATAATCGAGGTCGAGCACAGCCGTGCCGTTGTGGATGCCGCAACTGACCGCGCCGACCTGCGTGCGGATGGGGTCGCTGGGAAGCGACTTGGCCTCGATCAATTTGTCGACCGCAATCCGCAGCGCGCACCAGGCGCCCGAGATCGCGGCGGTGCGGGTGCCGCCGTCGGCCTGGAGCACGTCGCAGTCGACGACGATCTGGCGTTCGCCCAGCGCCTTCAGGTCGACCACCGCGCGCAGCGAACGGCCGATCAGCCGCTGGATTTCCTGCGTGCGGCCCGATTGCTTGCCCTTGGCTGCCTCTCGATTGCCGCGGGTATGGGTAGCGCGGGGGAGCATGCCATATTCGGCTGTGACCCAGCCCTGGCCCTTGCCGCGCAGGAAGGGCGGCACTTTCTCCTCGACCGAGGCGGTGCACAGGACGCGCGTGTCGCCGAACGAGACGAGGACCGAGCCTTCGGCGTGACGGGTGAAACCGGGTTCGATTCGGATTTCGCGCATCTGGTCGGGTGCGCGGCCGGAAGGTCGCATGGGGTCTCCTGATACTGGTGTGCGCGCCTCCTAGACCGGCGTGCCTATCTGCACAAACCCGCTCATGCTGAGTAGCGGCGTATCCGCGTATTGAAGCACGGACCTTCGATACGGGCCTTTGGCCCTACTCAGGATAAGCGGTGTTCTATTAGCGACCCTAAGCCACTAGGTTCCTCGCAATGACGGACCGCATGACCCAACCCATCGGCGAGCTTAGCGACCGGATGCGCGAAATCTTCGGGCTGGTGGTCGATGCCTATCTGGCGCGTGGGCTGCCGGTGGGGTCGAAGGCGCTGGCGGGGAGCATCAGCCTGTCGCCTGCGTCAATCCGCGGCGTGATGTCGGAACTCGAGGAGCGCGGGTTGCTGACCCATCCGCACACCTCGGCGGGCCGCGTGCCGACCGAGAGCGGACTCCGCCTGTTCGTCGACGGGATAATGCAGGCATCGGCCCCCGATCCGCGCGAGCGCGCGGAGATCGAGCGGCGGATCGTGCGAGACCAGCCGATCGAGGACGCCCTTGCGGCGGCTTCGGCGGCCTTGTCGGGTCTGTCGCAGGCGGCGGGTGTCGTGCTCGCGCCCAAGCATGAGATGCGATTGAAGCAGCTGTCGTTCGTGCTGCTGAGCACGACGCGCGCGCTGGCGGTGCTGGTCGGGTCCGACGGCAGCGTCGAGAACCGCATCGTCTCGCTCGACGCCGGGATGGCGGCGGGCGCGCTGGCCGAGGTCAGCAATTTCATCAATGCGCGGCTGGCCGGACTGACGCTGGCCGAAGCGGGCGAGCGGCTGCGCGCCGAAATCCGCGAGCGCAAGGAAGCAATCGATTCGGCCGCGGCCGAGCTGATCGCTTCGGGGCTTGCCGACTGGAGCCAGGACCAGGCGCGCCGCCCGGTGCTGATCGTGCGCGGCCAGGCAAATCTGATCGACGACCATGCCGCGGAGGACCTTGACCGCGTCCGCCGGCTGCTCGACGAACTCGAGGACAGGCAGGAGATCGCGCGCGTCCTCGACGGTGCGCGCGACGCGCCGGGATGCCGGATCTTCATCGGCTCCGAAAACCGGATGTTCGCGCTGTCGGGCTCTTCGGTGATCGCCGCGCCCTATCGCGGGAGCCAGGGCGAGGTGGTCGGCGTTGTCGGCGTCATTGGGCCAACGCGGTTGAACTACGCGCGCGTGGTGCCCATGGTGGATTTCACTGCGAAAGCCCTGACGAGATTGATGGCATGATCGAGACGACCAAGGACGAACAGGAACTGCATGACGAGGCGGAGGCACTCCGCCAGGAGACGGCCGAGAATTCGCCCGAGCTGCAGGAGCATGACCAGCTGGCCGAGCTCCAGCGCCAGCTCGAGGAGGCCAACAGCAAGGCGCTCTATGCGGCGGCCGAGGTGCAAAATGTGCGCCGCCGGCTGGAGGCGGAGAAGAGCCAAGCGTCGACCTATGCCGCGGCGCAGTTTGCGCGCGACATGCTGGCGATCAAGGACAATCTCGACCGCGCGTTGGCCGCGGTGACGGCGGAGTTGCGCGAGGACAAGGTTGCGAGCCAATTCCTGGCGGGCATCGAAGCGACTTCGCGCGAGCTCGACGCGGTGTTCGCGCGCAACGGCGTGACTCGGATCGAGGCCAAGGGCGAAATGCTGGACCCGCATCGCCACCAGGCGATGATGGAAATGCCGAGCGACGCCGAGCCGGGCACGATCGTCGAGGAAATGCAGCCGGGCTACATGCTCAAGGACCGCCTGCTGCGGCCGGCATTGGTCGGCGTTGCAAAGAAGCCGGACTAATGAACCTCGCGCTGGTGGGTCTCGCTCTTGGTGGCGAGGCTGAAGCGCGGCTCGGGGTCGGCTGACCCAAACAGCCGCGCGGCCGCGTAACGGCCGACCTCCGGCCCGTGCTTGAAGCCGTGGCCCGATCCGCCGCCCACCAGCAGGACATTGTCCCAACGCGGGTGCAGGTCGATCAGGAAATCGCCGTTCGAGCTGTTTTCATACTGGCAAACCTCGGCGCCAATTAGGGGTGCGCCGCGTAGTTCGGGGAAGCGGCGGTCGCGGAAAGAGATGACCTCGGCCAGGGCAGAGTCGCTCGGGCGGCGGTCCTGCGTGTCGGGGTCGACTGGCGGCCCGTGCGCATCATGCGCGAACTTGACGCCGCGCCCTTCGATATCGGGCGTGCCGTAGAACAGGTCGCCGGTGCTGAAGTCCGCCCAGCCGGGCAGGGCGGCGGGGCTGAAGTCATTCTCGCCTGCGCGCGCTGCGAAATAGAACACCTCCTGCCGGGTCGGGCGGATGCGCGCGCCGATGACGTCCGGGAAGAGCTTGGGCAGCCACGGGCCGGCGGCAAAGACGAAGCGGTCACCGCTGATTCGCTCGCCGCCGGCGAGGCGAATGGTGTCGAGGCGATCACCGGCAGGGGGTTCGACCGCGCCTTCGAGAAAGGTCCCGCCATCGCGGACGAAGCGCTCGACGAGGGCCTGCACCGCGCGGCGGGCCATAAGGACGCCGAAGCCGGGTTCGTGCAGGCCAACCGCGACCCCGTCGAAATCGATCATCGGGAAACGCCGCTGCAGCTCGGCGCGGCCCAGCTCCTCGATCGGCAGGCCGAGCTCGCGATGCACCTCGACCGCGCCGTCGAAATAGTCGTCGCGGACGTTCGAAAAGAAGAGGACGCCGCCGGGAATGAAGATCGGCAGGCCGGCCTGATCACTCAGCGCCTTCCACTGCGGCAGACTGTCCCAGGCCATGCGGGTGTAGATGGCGTCGCGGCCGTAGCCAGCGCGGATCAGGCGGGATTCACCGCCGGACGAAGCGCGGCTGTGCGCCGGCGAATGCGCTTCCACCAGCGCGACCCGGTGGCCGCGCTGGTGGAGATGGTGGGCCGTCCACGCGCCGAACGCCCCGGCGCCGACGACGACGATGCGTTCGGCGTTACCGACCGCGCTCACCGCTTGAGGGCGGCGGGGGTGGCGGAGGCGGCGGCGGCGGCGCCGGCTCCATCGCGGGCGGCGGAGGCGGGGGCGGAAGTACCGGCGCGGGCGGCGGCGGAGCGGCCGGCTCGGCACCGAACTTCTTGCGCACGGTCAGCCCGATCGTGCGCGGCTGTCCAACCAGATAGCCGAAGCGGGCGCGCTTGCCGCGTTCGCGGTCGATCGCCAGCTTGGGATTCACGTCGAACAGATTCTTGACGTAAAGTTGCACCTCGAGGCCGTTGTCCCAGTATACGCCGCCCGTCAGATTTGTGACCGTGTAGGACGGCAAACGCAGCGAACCGAAGTCGAGATCGGTCGTGCCGAAAATGCCTGTGGCCGGATCGTAAAAGATCGCCGGGTTGCCGCCAGCGGCAGACAGGGAGCCGGCGCCAGCGACCTGATCCGCAGGCTCGCCAAACCGGTTTCCGATATGCTGCACGCTACCGGTCACGGACCATTCCGCGCTGTCGTTGAGACGCTGACCATAGGTCGCGTTGGCCGAAAGCTGGAACTTGGGCACGGTGGGAAGGCGATTCCCCTCCTCGATGCCCCCGAGGACATCGCCCGCGCCGGTCAGAACGGTGGAGTCGAACTTGGCGCTCTGGATGTTGGCCGCGATCGACAAGTCGAGACCCGGCATCGGACGCGCCGAGAATTCAGCTTCGATGCCGGTCGAGTGCGCCTTGGGGACGTTGAAGACGATCCGCGACGAGCAGCTGCCCGCCGTCTGTGTGACCTGCAGATTCTTGATCTTGTTGTGGAAGACGGCCGAATTGAACGTGATCCCGCCGCGGCTGTATTTGACCCCGGCTTCGTAGTTCCACAGCGTCTCGTCCTTATACGCGCCCTGGCCGCCGAACACGTCGAGATCTTCCGGCGTGCACAATGGAACGTTGAGCGGGTCGTTGGTGCCGCCGAGACGGAAGCCCTTCGCCGCCTGGACGTTCACGCTGAGATTGCGGTTCGGTTCCCACGTGGCGATGACCCGCGGGCTGAAACCATTGGACTTTGCGCGGTCGCCGAGGCTGACGACGAGCCCCGAAAAGAAGCCGCCCGAGATGAAATCACGCTCTTCCTTGAAGCTGTAATAGCGGCCGCCCGCAGTGATCTTGAACTGACCGAAGTCGTAGCTGCCCTCACCGAAGATCGCTCGCTGCCGGATGTCGTAGGGCAGTTCGGCATTATAGGGCGAATTAGCCGCAAAGCCCTGCGACACCTGCGCTTCGGTCTTGGGCACGCCAGGCGACTGGCAGAAGGTCGGATCGCCGGCGATGATGCACAGGCCGTTGATCGCTTGCTGCGAGAATGTGCCTTCGACTCCCGGCGTCGGCAGGGTCTGCGAATAGTCGCGTTTGATGTTCGTCAGGAACCCGCCGACGACCCACTGGAAGGGTCCATTGCCGGTCGAGGCGAGCCGGAGTTCTTGCGTGAATTGCTTGAGCTTAGTGGTGTCCAACAGTTCAGAGTCGAGGTCGATCGCCGCAGGAGAGACGCCAAGTCCGTTGAACGACACGAAGATCGAGTCGGTCAGTGCCGAGGCGTCCCGGCTAACCAGAATGTCGCGATTGAGATAGCTGCTGACACTGGTCAATTCGACCGGGCCAAAGTCATAGCTGGCGACCAGATCGGCGAGCCACGTCTTGTCGCGAAACTTCTCCCGGAACTGGAGATATTGCTCGCGCTCGTCGAGGGTATCGCCGCCGGTCACGAATGCGTTGTTGGAGAGGATGTATTCGTCCTGACGGTTGAACCCGCCGGTATCGACCTTCTGATAGACGATGCGCGGCGTGATTTTGAACTCGGGCGTTGGCTGGAACAGCAGCGCCGCGCGGACGCCGTAGCGATCGCCGTCGTTGACGTTGTTCTTGTCGTACGGCCCGATCGAATCGATGAAGCCGGGGAAATGCGTCCCGTAGGCGACAACGCGCACGGCCGCGGCCGGGCCCATCGGCAAGTTGATCGCGCCTTTTAGCGAGCCGCCGACGCCGCCATCCTTCACCGTATTGATGTCGGCTTCGACCATGCCCTCAAGGCGCTCGACGTTGGGCTGGTTGGTGATGTAGCGGACGGTGCCGCCGACGCTACCCGACCCGAACAGCGTGCCCTGCGGGCCGCGCAGCGTTTCGACGCGGTTGAGGTCGAACAGGTCGAAGTCGGGCGTGAAGAGCGACATCGAGGTCACCGTCTCGTCGAGATAGACGCCGACCTGTTCCTTCACCCCCGGCTGGTCGCGCGCGATCTGGCCGGCGGACACGCCGCGTACAGAAACCTGGCTTTGGCCGGGACCGAGGTTCTGGACGGTGAGGCCGGCGACGTTGCGGCTGATGTCCTCGATCGTCTGGGCATTGGCGCGCTGGAGGTCTTCCTCGGACTGCGCGTTTATCGAAAAGGGAACGTCCTGGACGCGACTTGCGCGCTTGGTCGCGGTGACGATGATTTCGTCTTCCGCAAAGACGTCGGGGGCGGGCTGGGCAGCTTCGGGCGGTTGGGCGGTTTGTGCGATGTCCTCCTGGCCGGTCTGCGCGGCCGCGGGAATCGCGAACGCCAGAACAGAAGTGCCGATGAGCAAGGCTGCCGAAATGCGCATGAGTTCCCCCTTATGTCGTCTGCGCGACTTATGCCCGAAACGATCGGCCGTCAGAAGGGAGAGCGGGGCGTCCGAGCCAGTTCGTTTCGGCTGTGTTGCAAGTTGGTTACAGGGGCGTGGCGTACCCCCAAAGGGCTCAGCGCCGGTCGAACAGCTGCCGCGCGATGACGGCGCCAAACGCGGCACCGAGCAGTTGCGACGCCACGAACATCGGGACATCCGCCAGCGCGATGCCCGCGAAGGTATCCGACAAACTGCGAGCGACAGTGATTGCTGGGTTGGCGAAGCTGGTCGACGAAGTGAACCAATAGCCCGCGGTGATATAGAGCGCGACCGATGCCGGGACCCATGCCGGCCGGTGCCGAACAGTGCCCAAAACGGTCAGCACGAGGCCGAAGGTGGCAACGAACTCGCCCGCCCACTGCCCCACGCCCGTGCGGGTCTTTGCGGACAGTTGGAGGAGCGGGAGATCGAGCATCAGGTGCGCGGCCCACACGCCGAGAATGCCAAAGATGAGCTGGGCCCCAATGTAGGCGGCGGCGTCGCCCCACGGCAATTCACCGCGAGACGCCGCCACAAGGCTCACCGCCGGGTTCATATGCGCGCCCGAAATGGGGCCGAGCATGGTGATCAGCACGAACAGGATTGCGCCGGTGGCAAGCGTGTTGCCGAGAAGCGCAATGGCAACGTTCCCGCCCGCCAGACCCTCCGCCATGATCCCGGAGCCGACCACGGTGGCGAAGAGAAAGAAGGCACCGAGCGCTTCGGCTGTGAGGCGCTGCGACAGTGGCGGTTGATGGGGCAGGTGAGATCTCGTCATGCGCAATTACCCACATCGAAGGGAAGCAAGGTGCGCGGTGGGAAAAGCGGGGGGCGGCCGCCGTTGTGAGCGAGGAAAGCGTGACGGACGATCTCGGCCTGCTGCTCGAGGCCGTAACGGTAGAAGGGGCGGTCGGGGACGAGGTTGTAGCGGTAGCGGCAGAAGGGGTGGCGCATCAGCGGCAGATAGAAGCGGCCGCGCGTCTGCGCCTGCCAGACATGGGTCAGCTCATGGATGAACAGGCCCTGCCGGTGCAGCGGCTCGGCAGCGAAGTCCTCCGACCACAGGTCGTCATGCGGGTGGAAGTGGACGTTGCCGGTGGGCGCCATCACCGTGTTGCGGGGCTGAAACGGCCACCATTTGCGCCGCAGCATTCGGACTCCGGAATAGTCGATCGCGTCGCCGAACACGGTTCGGGCAAGCGCGATTTCGCCGGGCGTCAGGGGGCGGTCGACCGTCATTGCGGGGACCCGGAGGCGGTGGAGCAAGTCATTGCGACGCTGGATTGCTTCGCTGCGCCCGCAATGACAAG
The sequence above is drawn from the Sphingomonas lutea genome and encodes:
- the rdgB gene encoding RdgB/HAM1 family non-canonical purine NTP pyrophosphatase — its product is MRPIGGKLVIATHNPGKLREIAALVAPLGVEAVGAEELALPEPEEIGNSFADNADLKARSAADLSGLPALADDSGLCVDALHGRPGIFSARWAEDADGNRDWMRAMERVWTEAEATEPDAAPAAHFVCALAIAWPNDGQAETFEGRVDGTLVWPPRGDRGFGYDPMFIPVGHDQTFGELDPEVKHAMSHRADAFGKFLAALREDPLQK
- the rph gene encoding ribonuclease PH; amino-acid sequence: MRPSGRAPDQMREIRIEPGFTRHAEGSVLVSFGDTRVLCTASVEEKVPPFLRGKGQGWVTAEYGMLPRATHTRGNREAAKGKQSGRTQEIQRLIGRSLRAVVDLKALGERQIVVDCDVLQADGGTRTAAISGAWCALRIAVDKLIEAKSLPSDPIRTQVGAVSCGIHNGTAVLDLDYIEDSAAGCDGNFVLTADGSIVEAQVTAEGECYDEEGLLRLLRLARIGCSEIFQAQLKATGK
- the hrcA gene encoding heat-inducible transcriptional repressor HrcA, encoding MTQPIGELSDRMREIFGLVVDAYLARGLPVGSKALAGSISLSPASIRGVMSELEERGLLTHPHTSAGRVPTESGLRLFVDGIMQASAPDPRERAEIERRIVRDQPIEDALAAASAALSGLSQAAGVVLAPKHEMRLKQLSFVLLSTTRALAVLVGSDGSVENRIVSLDAGMAAGALAEVSNFINARLAGLTLAEAGERLRAEIRERKEAIDSAAAELIASGLADWSQDQARRPVLIVRGQANLIDDHAAEDLDRVRRLLDELEDRQEIARVLDGARDAPGCRIFIGSENRMFALSGSSVIAAPYRGSQGEVVGVVGVIGPTRLNYARVVPMVDFTAKALTRLMA
- the grpE gene encoding nucleotide exchange factor GrpE — translated: MIETTKDEQELHDEAEALRQETAENSPELQEHDQLAELQRQLEEANSKALYAAAEVQNVRRRLEAEKSQASTYAAAQFARDMLAIKDNLDRALAAVTAELREDKVASQFLAGIEATSRELDAVFARNGVTRIEAKGEMLDPHRHQAMMEMPSDAEPGTIVEEMQPGYMLKDRLLRPALVGVAKKPD
- a CDS encoding FAD-dependent oxidoreductase; the encoded protein is MSAVGNAERIVVVGAGAFGAWTAHHLHQRGHRVALVEAHSPAHSRASSGGESRLIRAGYGRDAIYTRMAWDSLPQWKALSDQAGLPIFIPGGVLFFSNVRDDYFDGAVEVHRELGLPIEELGRAELQRRFPMIDFDGVAVGLHEPGFGVLMARRAVQALVERFVRDGGTFLEGAVEPPAGDRLDTIRLAGGERISGDRFVFAAGPWLPKLFPDVIGARIRPTRQEVFYFAARAGENDFSPAALPGWADFSTGDLFYGTPDIEGRGVKFAHDAHGPPVDPDTQDRRPSDSALAEVISFRDRRFPELRGAPLIGAEVCQYENSSNGDFLIDLHPRWDNVLLVGGGSGHGFKHGPEVGRYAAARLFGSADPEPRFSLATKSETHQREVH
- a CDS encoding TonB-dependent receptor, producing the protein MRISAALLIGTSVLAFAIPAAAQTGQEDIAQTAQPPEAAQPAPDVFAEDEIIVTATKRASRVQDVPFSINAQSEEDLQRANAQTIEDISRNVAGLTVQNLGPGQSQVSVRGVSAGQIARDQPGVKEQVGVYLDETVTSMSLFTPDFDLFDLNRVETLRGPQGTLFGSGSVGGTVRYITNQPNVERLEGMVEADINTVKDGGVGGSLKGAINLPMGPAAAVRVVAYGTHFPGFIDSIGPYDKNNVNDGDRYGVRAALLFQPTPEFKITPRIVYQKVDTGGFNRQDEYILSNNAFVTGGDTLDEREQYLQFREKFRDKTWLADLVASYDFGPVELTSVSSYLNRDILVSRDASALTDSIFVSFNGLGVSPAAIDLDSELLDTTKLKQFTQELRLASTGNGPFQWVVGGFLTNIKRDYSQTLPTPGVEGTFSQQAINGLCIIAGDPTFCQSPGVPKTEAQVSQGFAANSPYNAELPYDIRQRAIFGEGSYDFGQFKITAGGRYYSFKEERDFISGGFFSGLVVSLGDRAKSNGFSPRVIATWEPNRNLSVNVQAAKGFRLGGTNDPLNVPLCTPEDLDVFGGQGAYKDETLWNYEAGVKYSRGGITFNSAVFHNKIKNLQVTQTAGSCSSRIVFNVPKAHSTGIEAEFSARPMPGLDLSIAANIQSAKFDSTVLTGAGDVLGGIEEGNRLPTVPKFQLSANATYGQRLNDSAEWSVTGSVQHIGNRFGEPADQVAGAGSLSAAGGNPAIFYDPATGIFGTTDLDFGSLRLPSYTVTNLTGGVYWDNGLEVQLYVKNLFDVNPKLAIDRERGKRARFGYLVGQPRTIGLTVRKKFGAEPAAPPPPAPVLPPPPPPPAMEPAPPPPPPPPPPPSSGERGR
- a CDS encoding aquaporin, whose translation is MTRSHLPHQPPLSQRLTAEALGAFFLFATVVGSGIMAEGLAGGNVAIALLGNTLATGAILFVLITMLGPISGAHMNPAVSLVAASRGELPWGDAAAYIGAQLIFGILGVWAAHLMLDLPLLQLSAKTRTGVGQWAGEFVATFGLVLTVLGTVRHRPAWVPASVALYITAGYWFTSSTSFANPAITVARSLSDTFAGIALADVPMFVASQLLGAAFGAVIARQLFDRR
- a CDS encoding vgr related protein → MTVDRPLTPGEIALARTVFGDAIDYSGVRMLRRKWWPFQPRNTVMAPTGNVHFHPHDDLWSEDFAAEPLHRQGLFIHELTHVWQAQTRGRFYLPLMRHPFCRYRYNLVPDRPFYRYGLEQQAEIVRHAFLAHNGGRPPLFPPRTLLPFDVGNCA